From one Nocardioides sp. Kera G14 genomic stretch:
- a CDS encoding TetR/AcrR family transcriptional regulator: protein MASLREQQKQMTRRLLLDSGLRLFTEQGYAATTVDDIAKAAGTTRVTFYAYFPSRADLMKALIDEQLNETLQRSRSPRHGSTARELVEVVAEGTPEAIGAWMRRTSERWPDIRPLIRIGREAAAVDRDLGNLVERWMEEAISDVEDGLTEANRFDVGVRHFKGVLAMAELDFIAQNYEDGAWKVDRETMLAELTASWVRLLGS from the coding sequence ATGGCCTCCCTCCGCGAGCAGCAGAAGCAGATGACGCGACGCCTGCTCCTGGACTCGGGGCTCCGTCTCTTCACCGAGCAGGGCTATGCGGCCACCACGGTCGACGACATCGCGAAGGCGGCCGGCACGACCCGGGTCACCTTCTACGCGTACTTCCCCTCGCGCGCCGACCTGATGAAGGCGCTGATCGACGAGCAGCTCAACGAGACCCTCCAGCGCAGCCGCTCACCGCGGCATGGCTCGACGGCGCGGGAGCTCGTCGAGGTCGTGGCCGAGGGCACCCCGGAGGCGATCGGGGCCTGGATGCGGCGCACGTCCGAGCGCTGGCCGGACATCCGGCCGCTCATCCGCATCGGACGGGAGGCCGCCGCGGTCGACCGCGACCTGGGCAACCTGGTCGAGCGCTGGATGGAGGAGGCCATCAGCGACGTCGAGGACGGCCTCACCGAGGCGAACCGCTTCGACGTCGGCGTACGGCACTTCAAGGGCGTGCTCGCGATGGCGGAGCTCGACTTCATCGCGCAGAACTACGAGGACGGCGCCTGGAAGGTGGACCGCGAGACCATGCTCGCCGAGCTCACGGCGAGCTGGGTCCGTCTCCTCGGCAGCTGA
- a CDS encoding MBL fold metallo-hydrolase, producing the protein MTDVLPIAAPWGRFALFSYLIDCTETGGGLALVDTGVTASAANVPAELEKLGRRIEDVTWILLTHGHIDHVGGAFALWEATGRQAKVVISEVDAHFLSSRQAHVEEALSLRGEYVDTDALRAKKVCEVLDAISGEMEPSLTVKDGDVLDLGGVSVRVVAIPGHTPGAVAYVVESGDGAAEHVFVGDAAQCYGAASGFPGYEDPDAYRASLECVVALEPQHLYLGHPYRRADQTPFDVALDADGAREALRASLAREAEIRDAVGRIPSGASDSVYSPFEKLASELGYTGDPTLEPSPFFTTLHGYTQEH; encoded by the coding sequence ATGACGGACGTCCTTCCGATTGCGGCGCCGTGGGGCCGCTTCGCGCTCTTCTCCTACCTGATCGACTGCACAGAGACAGGGGGAGGCCTGGCCCTGGTCGACACCGGCGTGACGGCGTCCGCGGCCAACGTGCCGGCCGAGCTCGAGAAGCTGGGCAGGCGCATCGAGGACGTGACGTGGATCCTCCTCACGCACGGCCACATCGACCACGTCGGTGGGGCCTTCGCCCTCTGGGAGGCGACGGGCCGCCAGGCCAAGGTCGTCATCTCCGAGGTCGACGCCCACTTCCTCAGCTCGCGCCAGGCGCACGTCGAGGAGGCACTGTCGCTCCGCGGTGAGTACGTCGACACCGACGCGCTCCGCGCCAAGAAGGTGTGCGAGGTGCTGGATGCCATCTCGGGCGAGATGGAACCCTCCCTCACGGTCAAGGACGGTGACGTCCTCGACTTGGGTGGTGTCTCCGTGCGGGTCGTCGCGATCCCGGGTCACACGCCAGGCGCCGTCGCCTATGTCGTCGAGTCTGGGGACGGAGCAGCTGAGCACGTCTTCGTCGGCGATGCCGCCCAGTGCTACGGCGCGGCCAGCGGCTTCCCGGGCTACGAGGACCCCGACGCCTACCGGGCCTCGCTCGAGTGCGTCGTCGCGCTGGAGCCGCAGCACCTCTACCTCGGCCATCCCTACCGTCGCGCCGACCAGACGCCGTTCGACGTCGCGCTCGACGCCGACGGTGCCCGCGAGGCGCTCCGGGCGAGTCTCGCCCGTGAGGCCGAGATCCGCGACGCTGTGGGTCGGATCCCCAGCGGGGCAAGCGATTCCGTCTACTCACCCTTCGAGAAGCTGGCGTCCGAGCTCGGTTACACAGGTGACCCGACTCTCGAGCCGTCGCCCTTCTTCACCACCCTCCACGGCTACACGCAGGAGCACTGA
- a CDS encoding alpha/beta hydrolase: MPLHPEIAKVLASLPAPPAELDPVAMRAFDESHVTPLAERLPLHSVEDLVAKTPAGEVPVRIYAAEERSTYGVLVYLHGGAFFLGSLETHDHIARALAKETGLKVVSVGYRLAPENAFPAGLEDCYGVVRWVADQGAILGWDGETLALAGDSSGGTFVAAVAGMAKDDGFDVITQQVLFYPSLDLDFDIDRYPSLRENAVGYGLETAGLKPFNAFYLNSGANPADPKVSPIKREDLTGLPPALIITGEFDPLRDEAELYGERLREAGVEAKVSRYEGAGHGFVQHFFWIPEYYRAFAETAEFLS, translated from the coding sequence ATGCCGCTCCACCCCGAGATCGCGAAGGTCCTCGCGAGCCTGCCGGCTCCTCCGGCCGAGCTCGACCCGGTCGCCATGCGGGCCTTCGACGAGTCACACGTGACCCCGCTGGCCGAGCGCCTGCCGCTCCACTCCGTCGAGGACCTTGTCGCGAAGACCCCCGCCGGTGAGGTGCCGGTGCGGATCTACGCGGCCGAGGAGCGGTCGACGTACGGCGTGCTCGTCTATCTCCACGGCGGCGCCTTCTTCCTCGGCAGCCTCGAGACGCACGACCACATCGCCCGTGCGCTCGCCAAGGAGACGGGCCTCAAGGTCGTCTCGGTGGGCTACCGCCTCGCTCCGGAGAATGCCTTCCCGGCCGGCCTGGAGGACTGCTACGGCGTCGTCCGCTGGGTCGCCGACCAGGGTGCGATCCTCGGCTGGGACGGTGAGACCCTTGCCCTGGCTGGGGATTCGTCGGGTGGCACCTTCGTCGCCGCCGTCGCGGGCATGGCCAAGGACGACGGTTTCGACGTCATCACGCAGCAGGTGCTCTTCTACCCGTCGCTCGACCTGGACTTCGACATCGACCGTTACCCGTCGCTGCGCGAGAACGCCGTCGGATACGGCCTCGAGACCGCCGGCCTGAAGCCGTTCAACGCCTTCTACCTCAACTCCGGAGCCAACCCCGCCGACCCCAAGGTCTCGCCGATCAAGCGGGAGGACCTCACCGGTCTCCCGCCGGCGCTGATCATCACCGGCGAGTTCGACCCGCTCCGCGACGAGGCCGAGCTCTACGGCGAGCGCCTCCGCGAGGCCGGCGTCGAGGCGAAGGTGTCGCGCTACGAGGGCGCCGGTCACGGCTTCGTCCAGCACTTCTTCTGGATCCCGGAGTACTACCGCGCGTTCGCCGAGACCGCCGAGTTCCTCTCATGA
- a CDS encoding cytochrome P450, with translation MTSTTSTGAAAPTSDLDLFADAVLTDPYPTYAALRALGPVVHLTTNDVYALTSYDAVRDALADWETFSSAHGVGFNPGVNEALAGTSLASDPPQHTALRAALTENLSPRALRGLKGQIDAKADALVASLVEQGSFDAIDAIARQFPLEVVADLIGFTGEVRDHMLTWGKAANQVIGPMNPRTIESFPIAGELYAWCAGVKQEDLAPDSIGYGIFEAEKRGDIPADASGPIIHQYLAAGVENTVSALGNILSLLTAHPDQLAQIREDPSLIPAAFNEVLRFWAPINAWGRETTREVTIARGDDTGITIPAGARVALLLGSGNRDERHYENADTFDITRNPTDHLSLGYGVHGCAGQGLARLEAHALIDALARRVERFVVGDELRVPHNITRSIDSLPVLEVVPA, from the coding sequence ATGACCTCGACCACGTCGACCGGCGCCGCAGCGCCGACCTCCGATCTCGACCTCTTCGCCGACGCCGTCCTGACGGACCCCTATCCGACGTACGCCGCACTCCGCGCCCTCGGCCCGGTCGTCCACCTGACCACGAACGACGTCTACGCGCTCACCTCCTACGACGCCGTGCGTGACGCACTCGCTGACTGGGAGACCTTCTCCTCGGCCCACGGCGTCGGCTTCAACCCGGGCGTCAACGAGGCACTGGCCGGGACCTCCCTGGCGAGCGACCCGCCACAGCACACCGCGCTGCGCGCCGCACTCACCGAGAACCTCTCGCCCCGCGCACTGCGCGGCCTCAAGGGCCAGATCGACGCGAAGGCGGACGCGCTCGTCGCCTCGCTCGTCGAGCAGGGCAGCTTCGACGCGATCGACGCCATCGCCCGCCAGTTCCCGCTCGAGGTCGTGGCCGACCTGATCGGCTTCACCGGCGAGGTCCGCGACCACATGCTCACCTGGGGGAAGGCCGCCAACCAGGTGATCGGCCCGATGAACCCGCGCACGATCGAGTCCTTCCCCATCGCCGGCGAGCTCTACGCCTGGTGTGCGGGCGTGAAGCAGGAGGACCTCGCTCCCGACTCCATCGGCTACGGCATCTTCGAGGCCGAGAAGCGTGGCGACATCCCCGCCGACGCGTCGGGCCCGATCATCCACCAGTACCTCGCCGCGGGCGTCGAGAACACCGTCAGCGCCCTCGGCAACATCCTGTCGCTGCTCACCGCGCACCCCGACCAGCTGGCCCAGATCCGCGAGGACCCGTCGCTCATCCCCGCAGCGTTCAACGAGGTGCTCCGCTTCTGGGCGCCGATCAACGCGTGGGGCCGCGAGACGACCCGCGAGGTCACCATCGCCCGCGGTGACGACACCGGGATCACCATCCCCGCCGGCGCCCGCGTCGCCCTCCTGCTCGGCTCGGGCAACCGCGACGAGCGGCACTACGAGAACGCCGACACGTTCGACATCACCCGCAACCCGACCGACCACCTCTCCCTCGGGTACGGCGTCCACGGCTGTGCCGGCCAGGGACTCGCCCGCCTCGAGGCGCACGCGCTGATCGACGCGCTCGCCCGTCGGGTCGAGCGCTTCGTCGTCGGCGACGAGCTCCGCGTCCCGCACAACATCACCCGGAGCATCGACTCGCTCCCCGTCCTGGAGGTCGTCCCCGCATGA
- a CDS encoding CocE/NonD family hydrolase has protein sequence MRETTSKTIVAGTQKIAALKDLVVPMRDGINLAADAYTDSFDEPRPALIALSPYGKELQALALTMPPQKRPSPMWDGCIEAGDTARVVSEGYVHVIGDLRGSGYSEGDHVGNYNAGGVPLGQDAYDLIEWVAAQPWCDGNVGMIGTSYFGSMQVLAAAERPPSLKAIFVPGGHFDFYETTYHGGVMWLMPRAAREGRGGDSGWAFTDRITSRMLETYSVEEIEAKVAERLQDPDVQAWPNLVHTLHYPKNHEAWFDIVMNDVDGEWYEERNPVNLAENIDIPVWVQINQGRGWTMDGTIELFNRIPSAHKKLSIDPYPPMTSRPFIEEQDKMFRWYDKWIKGIDNGVDTEPAVSVFIEGSKKFSVGDAFPTKPVEYRDLFLRPRRKLSYEPEIMGSEYAAPDGFYQAPLTVTGKVEILSWSTDPLLEPIELMGTGAFHLFASIDATDTNWIMRMWDVAPGGKRQLLTTAYLKASMRELDAEESTVGSPIHPLTRKVPVEPGAIEEYVLRVYPFAATILPGHQVVVELSCNEPLVDDHNSMLPPDAFHLPVGHPVTHKIYRDAEHPTRLVLPFVVND, from the coding sequence ATGCGCGAGACCACCAGTAAGACCATCGTCGCCGGGACGCAGAAGATCGCCGCACTCAAGGACCTCGTCGTCCCGATGCGTGACGGCATCAACCTTGCGGCCGACGCCTACACCGACTCGTTCGACGAGCCGCGGCCGGCGCTCATCGCCCTGTCGCCGTACGGCAAGGAGCTCCAGGCCCTCGCCCTCACGATGCCTCCGCAGAAGCGGCCGTCGCCGATGTGGGACGGCTGCATCGAGGCAGGCGACACCGCGCGTGTCGTCTCCGAGGGCTACGTGCACGTGATCGGCGACCTGCGCGGCTCGGGCTACTCCGAAGGTGACCACGTCGGCAACTACAACGCCGGCGGGGTGCCGCTCGGCCAGGACGCCTACGACCTGATCGAGTGGGTGGCGGCGCAGCCGTGGTGCGACGGCAACGTCGGCATGATCGGCACCTCCTACTTCGGATCGATGCAGGTGCTTGCGGCCGCTGAGCGTCCGCCGAGCCTCAAGGCGATCTTCGTCCCCGGCGGTCACTTCGACTTCTACGAGACGACCTATCACGGCGGCGTGATGTGGCTGATGCCCCGCGCGGCCCGCGAGGGTCGCGGCGGCGACTCCGGGTGGGCCTTCACCGACCGGATCACGTCGCGGATGCTCGAGACCTACAGCGTGGAGGAGATCGAGGCCAAGGTCGCCGAGCGGCTCCAGGACCCCGACGTCCAGGCGTGGCCGAACCTCGTCCACACGCTGCACTACCCGAAGAACCACGAGGCCTGGTTCGACATCGTGATGAACGACGTCGATGGCGAGTGGTACGAGGAGCGCAACCCGGTCAACCTCGCCGAGAACATCGACATCCCGGTCTGGGTGCAGATCAACCAGGGCCGTGGTTGGACGATGGACGGCACCATCGAGCTCTTCAACCGGATCCCCTCGGCCCACAAGAAGCTGTCGATCGACCCCTACCCCCCGATGACGTCACGTCCGTTCATCGAGGAGCAGGACAAGATGTTCCGCTGGTACGACAAGTGGATCAAGGGCATCGACAACGGCGTCGACACCGAGCCGGCTGTGTCGGTCTTCATCGAGGGCTCGAAGAAGTTCTCCGTCGGCGACGCGTTCCCGACGAAACCGGTCGAGTACCGCGACCTCTTCCTCCGGCCCCGACGCAAGCTCTCCTACGAGCCCGAGATCATGGGCTCCGAGTACGCCGCCCCCGACGGCTTCTACCAGGCGCCGCTCACCGTGACCGGCAAGGTGGAGATCCTCTCGTGGTCCACCGATCCGCTGCTCGAGCCGATCGAGCTGATGGGCACCGGGGCGTTCCACCTGTTCGCCTCCATCGACGCGACGGACACCAACTGGATCATGCGGATGTGGGACGTGGCGCCGGGTGGCAAGCGTCAGCTGCTGACGACGGCGTACCTCAAGGCCTCGATGCGCGAGCTGGATGCCGAGGAGTCCACCGTCGGCAGCCCGATCCACCCGCTCACCCGCAAGGTGCCGGTCGAGCCGGGCGCGATCGAGGAGTACGTGCTGCGGGTCTACCCGTTCGCCGCCACGATCCTGCCGGGCCACCAGGTCGTCGTGGAGCTCTCCTGCAACGAGCCGCTGGTCGACGACCACAACTCGATGCTGCCCCCGGACGCCTTCCACCTCCCGGTCGGCCACCCGGTCACGCACAAGATCTACCGCGACGCCGAGCACCCGACGCGTCTCGTCCTGCCGTTCGTCGTCAACGACTGA
- a CDS encoding phosphotriesterase: protein MTTIERINTVLGPIAPEELGFTAIHEHIGYGMPGSELDTTWWKTPEVRYEETVPKLRAFHEHIRDYGGGAGGYVDATGICNGRDLDYYKSLSAKTGLHIIACTGFVGGDTALPFFERASVDYLYRQFLHEITVGIGGDTTAKAGIIKVGVSRGFRMKELDLRIYRAAARAAVETGVPIFTHLAVDTDPALEVFAEEGLPLDRVLFGHADDGVSQGKVKQDLLTEKGGRIGFDTFGYDLELPDPPFWGRHRQDRLDHLLGFLADGHIKQVLAGADANCSPLGWPGVKGHTVNYIFDTLIPDLRNAGVSEDDIHTIFVTNPTEFLTLTPGKN, encoded by the coding sequence ATGACGACCATCGAGCGGATCAACACCGTCCTCGGCCCGATCGCGCCGGAGGAGCTCGGCTTCACCGCCATCCACGAGCACATCGGCTACGGCATGCCCGGCTCCGAGCTCGACACGACCTGGTGGAAGACCCCGGAGGTCCGCTACGAGGAGACCGTCCCGAAGCTGCGCGCCTTCCACGAGCACATCCGCGACTACGGCGGCGGTGCGGGCGGCTACGTCGACGCGACGGGAATCTGCAACGGCCGCGACCTCGACTACTACAAGTCGCTGAGCGCGAAGACCGGCCTGCACATCATCGCCTGCACCGGCTTCGTCGGCGGCGACACGGCGCTGCCGTTCTTCGAGCGTGCCTCGGTGGACTACCTCTACCGCCAGTTCCTGCACGAGATCACCGTCGGCATCGGCGGCGACACCACCGCCAAGGCCGGCATCATCAAGGTCGGGGTGAGCCGCGGCTTCAGGATGAAGGAGCTCGACCTCCGCATCTACCGCGCCGCCGCGCGTGCGGCTGTCGAGACCGGCGTGCCGATCTTCACCCACCTCGCGGTCGACACGGACCCGGCGCTCGAGGTCTTCGCGGAGGAGGGCCTCCCGCTCGACCGCGTCCTCTTCGGCCACGCCGACGACGGCGTCAGCCAGGGCAAGGTCAAGCAGGACCTGCTCACGGAGAAGGGCGGCCGGATCGGCTTCGACACCTTCGGCTACGACCTCGAGCTGCCCGACCCGCCCTTCTGGGGCCGTCACCGCCAGGACCGCCTCGACCACCTGCTCGGCTTCCTCGCCGACGGCCACATCAAGCAGGTCCTTGCGGGCGCCGACGCCAACTGCAGCCCGCTGGGCTGGCCGGGCGTCAAGGGCCACACCGTCAACTACATCTTCGACACGCTCATCCCCGACCTGCGCAACGCCGGGGTCAGCGAGGACGACATCCACACCATCTTCGTCACGAACCCGACCGAGTTCCTGACCCTCACGCCCGGAAAGAACTGA
- a CDS encoding MFS transporter, with translation MSGAQAPSRFVPTLIAGCLGVFVAQVAYSLPASILGTIQQDLGISGADLTWVSAAFAAAMVIFELTFGVVGDIFGRKQLLLGGLALLAAGELITILGASHVHTLWIGQAVAGIGAGALYPISLTMIAAAAPDAKARANAIALWAGFLSVGAAVSPITAGALAENGHWKSSFWIPLALAAVAFVISFAASNSSAPEGRKLDLPGQATLIIGLVSLIWALTQGSEIGYGEGRIIVGLLFAAVFLVAFVIVELRSASPLIHLSLFTNRAFAITGITAVVGMFAYLATCFSMTMFLGSVAHIGAVWIGILFLVIQVPALLLVPLVAKLIHSVSPQWVLTAGFAFIGVAAFWSSTFDAHDFVTSQGAPDNSQWVRFIGPMILNGIGFALTVGSITAVAINSVPLRLAGMASATTNLLRDFGFALGPVLGGALYNSIAKGRFNDGLDAAFGESAKQGFTVLHQPLDPHVPTDAVMGALHGISGAGPLAVNSVQTLTDPASGKPFVDMPFALHDLAFTSLSNAFNTTFLVAALCALVSAVLTAVGLIGAKSGSDSDREFAAEMGTDVIHEVTGAH, from the coding sequence ATGAGCGGAGCACAGGCCCCGAGCCGCTTCGTACCGACCCTGATCGCCGGCTGTCTCGGCGTCTTCGTCGCGCAGGTGGCGTACTCGCTGCCCGCATCCATCCTCGGCACCATCCAGCAGGACCTCGGCATCTCGGGCGCCGATCTCACCTGGGTCAGCGCCGCCTTCGCCGCCGCGATGGTCATCTTCGAGCTGACCTTCGGCGTCGTCGGTGACATCTTCGGCCGCAAGCAGCTCCTGCTCGGCGGCCTCGCGCTCCTCGCCGCCGGTGAGCTCATCACCATCCTCGGCGCCTCGCACGTGCACACGCTGTGGATCGGCCAGGCCGTCGCCGGCATCGGCGCGGGTGCGCTCTACCCGATCTCGCTCACGATGATCGCCGCCGCCGCGCCGGACGCGAAGGCCCGTGCCAACGCGATCGCCCTGTGGGCCGGGTTCCTCTCCGTCGGTGCGGCCGTCTCGCCGATCACCGCCGGCGCGCTCGCCGAGAACGGCCACTGGAAGTCCAGCTTCTGGATCCCGCTCGCTCTCGCGGCCGTCGCCTTCGTGATCTCCTTCGCCGCGTCGAACTCCTCGGCCCCGGAGGGTCGCAAGCTGGACCTGCCCGGCCAGGCCACGCTGATCATCGGTCTCGTCTCCCTCATCTGGGCGCTCACCCAGGGCTCGGAGATCGGCTACGGCGAGGGCCGGATCATCGTCGGCCTCCTCTTCGCCGCGGTGTTCCTCGTGGCCTTCGTGATCGTCGAGCTCCGCTCGGCCTCGCCGCTGATCCATCTGTCGCTCTTCACGAACCGCGCCTTCGCGATCACCGGCATCACCGCGGTCGTGGGCATGTTCGCCTACCTCGCGACCTGCTTCTCGATGACGATGTTCCTCGGTTCCGTTGCCCACATCGGCGCGGTCTGGATCGGCATCCTCTTCCTGGTCATCCAGGTCCCGGCGTTGCTCCTCGTGCCGCTCGTCGCCAAGCTGATCCACTCGGTCAGCCCGCAGTGGGTCCTCACGGCCGGCTTCGCCTTCATCGGCGTCGCGGCCTTCTGGTCCTCGACCTTCGATGCGCATGACTTCGTGACGTCGCAGGGCGCCCCGGACAACTCGCAGTGGGTCCGGTTCATCGGCCCGATGATCCTCAACGGCATCGGCTTCGCGCTGACCGTCGGCTCGATCACCGCCGTCGCGATCAACTCCGTGCCGCTGCGCCTCGCCGGCATGGCGTCCGCCACCACCAACCTGCTGCGTGACTTCGGCTTCGCGCTCGGTCCGGTGCTCGGCGGCGCACTCTACAACTCGATCGCCAAGGGCAGGTTCAACGACGGCCTCGACGCCGCGTTCGGCGAGTCGGCCAAGCAGGGCTTCACCGTCCTCCACCAACCGCTCGACCCGCACGTCCCGACCGACGCCGTCATGGGCGCCCTGCACGGCATCAGCGGAGCCGGCCCGCTGGCCGTCAACTCGGTGCAGACGCTGACGGACCCCGCGAGCGGTAAGCCGTTCGTGGACATGCCGTTCGCGCTGCACGACCTGGCGTTCACGTCGCTGAGCAACGCGTTCAACACGACGTTCCTCGTGGCCGCGCTCTGCGCGCTCGTGTCGGCCGTCCTCACTGCCGTCGGCCTGATCGGCGCCAAGTCCGGCTCCGACTCCGACCGTGAGTTCGCCGCCGAGATGGGCACCGACGTGATCCACGAGGTCACCGGCGCGCACTGA
- a CDS encoding NAD(P)/FAD-dependent oxidoreductase has protein sequence MRRIVVVGNGIAGLTAADTLRDAGFDGELTIVGDEPAYSRPALSKALLRNDLTAHELPPTTHGATELIGVRATALSVESREVTLDDGELLPFDGLVIATGSRARRLSDLPGELTLRGLSDALALRDRVAERPSVLVIGGGPLGMEVASGCLEAGCAVTLVSQGMPLVAQLGPHLADVFVAAARAHGLTIVESAGARLEERDGVTVAVLAEGSVIGAELVVSAVGDVPNTEWLASSGLCAGGPITVDTRGLVGPGVAAVGDLAAFPSAYGMRRVPLWSSAIEQAKVAARALVLGEEAPELAFQSYFWTEGFGLNLKAVGDIPASEPTYVDGDPADPAAGVLLQWPGAAAALNVRIPIPKLRRLTEPAFT, from the coding sequence ATGCGTCGGATCGTCGTCGTCGGCAACGGCATCGCCGGGCTGACCGCCGCCGACACGCTGCGCGACGCCGGCTTCGACGGCGAGCTCACGATCGTCGGCGACGAGCCGGCCTACAGCCGTCCCGCGCTCTCCAAGGCGCTGCTGCGCAACGACCTCACCGCACACGAGCTCCCGCCGACGACGCACGGAGCGACTGAGCTCATCGGCGTGCGTGCGACGGCGCTCTCCGTCGAGTCGCGTGAGGTCACGCTCGACGACGGCGAGCTGCTGCCCTTCGACGGCCTGGTGATCGCGACCGGCTCGCGCGCCCGCCGCCTCTCCGACCTGCCGGGCGAGCTCACCCTGCGCGGCCTCTCCGACGCCCTCGCCCTCCGGGACCGGGTGGCGGAGAGGCCGAGCGTGCTCGTCATCGGCGGCGGCCCGCTCGGCATGGAGGTCGCCTCCGGCTGCCTCGAGGCCGGATGCGCCGTCACCCTGGTGTCACAGGGGATGCCGCTCGTCGCGCAGTTGGGTCCTCACCTTGCCGACGTCTTCGTCGCGGCCGCCCGCGCCCATGGGCTGACCATCGTCGAGAGCGCCGGCGCGCGTCTCGAGGAACGTGACGGCGTGACCGTTGCGGTGCTCGCGGAGGGCAGTGTCATCGGCGCGGAGCTGGTCGTCAGCGCCGTCGGCGACGTGCCCAACACTGAATGGCTCGCGTCGTCGGGCCTGTGCGCCGGTGGCCCGATCACGGTCGACACGCGTGGCCTCGTCGGCCCCGGCGTCGCAGCGGTGGGTGACCTGGCCGCGTTCCCGTCGGCGTACGGGATGCGGCGGGTGCCCCTGTGGAGCAGCGCGATCGAGCAGGCCAAGGTCGCCGCGCGCGCCCTGGTCCTCGGCGAGGAGGCGCCCGAGCTGGCCTTCCAGTCCTACTTCTGGACCGAGGGATTCGGCCTCAACCTCAAGGCCGTCGGCGACATCCCTGCCTCCGAGCCGACGTACGTCGACGGCGACCCCGCCGATCCGGCGGCGGGCGTCCTGCTGCAGTGGCCCGGTGCCGCGGCGGCGCTCAACGTCCGAATCCCCATCCCCAAACTGCGGCGGCTCACCGAGCCGGCGTTCACCTGA
- a CDS encoding ferredoxin, whose product MSTLLTIELDVPRCEGHGLCEEAAPDLMHLDDEGDLVLDVAQVEEDTPEARAAAAAVRVCPVAALKLA is encoded by the coding sequence ATGAGCACTCTTCTCACGATCGAGCTCGACGTCCCGCGCTGTGAGGGCCACGGCCTCTGCGAGGAGGCCGCACCCGACCTGATGCACCTCGACGACGAGGGCGACCTCGTCCTCGACGTGGCGCAGGTCGAGGAGGACACTCCTGAGGCCCGCGCCGCTGCTGCGGCCGTGCGCGTCTGCCCGGTCGCGGCGCTGAAGCTGGCCTGA
- a CDS encoding FAD-dependent oxidoreductase, with translation MDISNLNVAIIGAGYGGAAAAKALSLAGAHVTVYEQASAIREVGAGIGLRPSTMGLFRDLGIFDAIAAVSNPSEAFQILTGEGHPIMEEEWPEKDVYETTTHLIHRGDFIDALVGVLPEGMVKVGHKLEKIIDHTANGDASGGVTLTFANGETVTADLVIGADGIKSTVREQLFSDQQPVFAGEHAYRAVIDIAETPGMVDDGKLRMYIGRGTKVYLLPLLSRGQLSFDITALNPDSTWAPTVTKEDILRTVEGFDERIVAATRNLDMNTVNIRAVYDIDPVDVWHSDAVTLIGDAAHAMCHHQGQGANSAIMDAGALTKALREADTLPEALAAFQAARKPVTDELQRLSRNGWSEDEVNDVFPGQKPGEIGATTSAAGA, from the coding sequence ATGGACATCTCGAACCTCAACGTCGCCATCATCGGTGCCGGCTACGGCGGCGCCGCTGCGGCCAAGGCCCTCAGCCTCGCGGGCGCCCATGTCACCGTCTACGAGCAGGCCTCCGCCATCCGTGAGGTCGGCGCCGGCATCGGCCTGCGCCCGTCCACGATGGGTCTCTTCCGCGACCTCGGCATCTTCGACGCCATCGCGGCCGTCTCCAACCCGAGCGAGGCGTTCCAGATCCTGACCGGCGAGGGCCACCCGATCATGGAGGAGGAGTGGCCGGAGAAGGACGTCTACGAGACCACCACCCACCTGATCCACCGCGGCGACTTCATCGACGCGCTCGTCGGCGTCCTGCCGGAGGGCATGGTCAAGGTCGGCCACAAGCTGGAGAAGATCATTGACCACACGGCCAACGGCGACGCGTCAGGTGGGGTGACCCTGACCTTCGCCAACGGCGAGACGGTCACGGCCGACCTCGTGATCGGTGCCGACGGCATCAAGTCGACCGTCCGCGAGCAGCTCTTCAGCGACCAGCAGCCGGTCTTCGCCGGCGAGCACGCCTACCGGGCGGTCATCGACATCGCCGAGACCCCCGGCATGGTCGACGACGGCAAGCTGCGGATGTACATCGGCCGTGGCACCAAGGTCTACCTGCTCCCGCTGCTCTCGCGCGGCCAGCTCTCCTTCGACATCACGGCGCTCAACCCGGACTCCACCTGGGCGCCCACCGTCACCAAGGAGGACATCCTCAGGACCGTCGAGGGCTTCGACGAGCGCATCGTGGCGGCGACCCGCAACCTCGACATGAACACCGTCAACATCCGCGCCGTCTACGACATCGACCCCGTCGACGTATGGCACTCCGACGCCGTCACCCTCATCGGTGACGCCGCCCACGCCATGTGCCACCACCAGGGCCAGGGCGCCAACTCGGCGATCATGGACGCCGGTGCGCTCACCAAGGCGCTCCGTGAGGCGGACACGCTCCCCGAGGCCCTCGCCGCCTTCCAGGCCGCCCGGAAGCCGGTCACCGACGAGCTCCAGCGGCTCTCGCGCAACGGCTGGTCCGAGGACGAGGTCAACGACGTCTTCCCCGGCCAGAAGCCGGGCGAGATCGGCGCCACCACCTCCGCGGCCGGGGCCTGA